The Myripristis murdjan chromosome 6, fMyrMur1.1, whole genome shotgun sequence sequence atgtatggctgccaatgGAACTTTGTCgctagtgtttattgatgatgtgactgcaatggaagtagcaggatgaattctgatgtttagaGGGACTTACTATCTGTTCAGATTCAGCCACATGtcacaaaactgataggacggcgcctcacagtgcagatggaaaATGACCCAAAATGTACTGTGAAAGCAACCcgagagttactgaaagcaaagaactGGAGTATACTACAATGGCCAAGTAAGTCCCCCAGACCTCAACCAAACTGAGCATGCTTTTCActtgctgaagaccaaactgaaggccaaaagacccacaaacaagcagcaactgaaggcagctgcagtaaaggcttggcagagcgtcTCAAGCGAGGAAACTCCcctggtgatgttgtccatgggttccagacttcaggcagtcatagacagcaaaggattttcctccaaatattgaatataatccttataatttCAGTTATGAATTTTATGTATAGGTtgtccaatgacttttgagcctctgaaaatcaCATGACAATGTATAaattggctgtaattcctaaaaggttaatgctatatttttgttcaacccctaaAATTAAAGCTCTAAGTCTGCACCTCAGTCGTGtattgattactccatttcaaatccactgtggtggtgtacaagggcaaaattatgaatgttgTGTTACTGTCCAAATAGAGTCATGTGACATATTATTCCCAATAACAGATTTTTTCATGTAATCCAACTAACTGTAGCATTTATATGAATGCTGTCTCAACAGTGATCTTAATCTCACATTAGCTAAGTGTCAGGGAAAATTAAACAGACAATGATGTGAGTCCCataaatttgacttttattgAAACAGCAGATTTCACATCATATTGTATGATTAGAAACAGTCTGTGCACCAGGGTGTGTTTTACTCCGCTGCCTCTTTGCCCTGTAAAAGAAGACAAAGGTGTGTTTGAGGTTTGTTTCCAGCAGCCAACAGGTGACTATATTATTGTTGacagaaaaaagtcataaaagtAATTCAGTATCTGTACTACACTACTGAATGACTTATACATTACGCATTTTCATCGATTTATTGTTCAACAAATGACATTGCcatttaccttgccactgtcacGGCTCTTGGCTCTCAGCTTGTTGACCTGGCTCTCTGCAATGTCAGCACGCTCCTCAGCCTCTTCCAGCTCATGCTGTACCTTCCTGCACTTGGACAGGTGAACGTTGGCTTGCTCCTCCTGTAATGATATAGAGATTATTTCATGCTTAAGTAACTGAAAACCGTAGGTCTACTTTTGTTTGAGATATTTCTGATGCAGTGTCTACTTGTTACAAGTCCATGGTGAACATTCCAAGTGTTTTGCTCTTACCGCTTCCTCAGCCTGCCTCTTGTAGGCCTTCACCTTGAGCTGCAGCTTGTCTACCAGATCCTGGAGCCtggtaatgtttttcttgtccTCCTCAGTCTAGGGAGGAAAgtaaatgtgcaaatgtaaatTAGTAATAGCTATGTATGCTTGATTGCTTTGAATGTACTAATTGTCAGTGTGACTCTACCTGGTAGGTGAGTTCCTTCACCCTCCTCTCATATTTGCGCACACCCTTAACAGCATCTGTTCCACGTCTCTGCTCTGCCTCAACCTCTGTCTCCAGCTCACGCACCTTTAGGAAAGATTTAGACATGAATAATCTGCACTTTCTGAAAAAGTAAGTCTTAAAGTGTTTTAAccttgcaaaataaaacaaatatcttACCCTAGACTCAAGTTTCTGGAGCTGCTTCTTGCCACCCTTCATGGCCAGGTTCTCTGCCTCATCCAGGCGGTGCTGTAGGTCCTTGACAGTGACCTCCAGgttcttcttcatcctctccagATGAGCACTTGTGTCCTGctccttcttcagctcctcAGCCATCATAGCAGCCTAGGAGAGATGGCataaaatgtttctttgaaatgtcacagaaaaaaataaacaggcatttacataaaatgaattgaatgaacagAGCCTACATCAGTGATGGCCTTCTTGGCCTTCTCCTCTGCATTCCGTGCTTCCTGGACAGTGTCATCCACTTCACTCTGGATCTGGACCAGATCAGTCTCAAGCTTCTTCTTTGTGTTCAGAAGGCTTGtattctaaaagaaaaaaaaaacttgaagtAATGATTATCATGATGTACACATTACTAAACGTGTGCATAAGGGAATAAAACGTGTTTGCCCACCTGAGAGTGCAAAAGTCCAACACGCTCACTAGCATCCACCAACTCCTGCTCAGCCACTTTGcggcctctctctgtctgttccagAGCAGCCCTCAGTTCCTCAATTTCAGCCACCATGAGGCCGTTCCTGCGCTCCACCATAGCAGCCTGCTCCTTCAGGTCATCCTGTGCTCTGACTGCATCATCAAGGTGCAGTTGTGCATCCTAGtgcaaaaaatataaagaaaatattcacatgaCGATAACAGAATGTAGCTGCCATCATTGTGGGCTGTGCAACTACTGCCTGTCATATGTTACCTTCAGCTGTCCCTGGATATTCCTCAGCTGCTTCTGGGCCTCAGCAGCCTGACGATTGGCATGACTCAGCTGAATCTCCATCTCATTCaggtctccctccatcttcttcttgatTCTCAGGGAGTCGTTCCTGCTCCGGacctcagagtccagagtgcTCTGCATGGAGTCAATCACCCTCTGGCTGTTCCTTTTGATCTGCTCcatctcctcatccttctctGCCAGCTTCCTGTCAACCTCACCCTTGACCTGGTTGAGCTCCAGCTGGACACGCAGAATCTTGGACTCTTCGTGTTCCAGAGTTCCCtagtgacataaaaataaagagtcATTCCTGACTTTTGAATGCCACCACGAATAGTCTTGCTTTGTTTGACTGATCATTTTCTATAGATCAAAGAGCGCATATTGACAAAATGCAGTGTCAGGTTTTCTGGAGGGACTCCTACCTCAGCTTCTTCAAGAGCTGTCTGGATCTCGGCCTTCTCTGTCTCCACCTGCTTCTTGGCCTTCTCCAGCTCATGGATGCTCTTTCCACTTTCACCAATCTGTTCAGTCAGGTCAGAGATCTCCTCTGCAGAGGGATGCATATGATTAATATGGTTTAGCCTTGAAATGTGGTTTAAATAGCTGGATCAAACAAATGCATATACAATGATCCCAACCTAACTACAGTTGTTGTCATTTGAGGAAGGTAGGAACTCACGTTGCAGGTTCTTGTTCTCACGCTTCAGggtctccagctgatccagagCTTCCTCATAAGAGTTCTTCATCTTGAACAGCTCAGTGCTGAGGGTACGAGCCTCCTTCTGAGCTCCCTCAAGCTCGGCCTGACCCTCTTCATACTTCTGTTTCCACTCAGCCAGGACCTGAATTATGCGCAATTCATGTAGGTTAGATTAATTTTTATCttcatatatttttacatatatttttacaaATTGTTGTTAATTGTTCTTCATGTGTTGGAATGGCATGGATAGACAAAGGGAAAATGCTACCTTGTCAAAGTTCCTCTGCTTCTTGTCCAGGTTGGCAGCCAGACCATTGGCCCTCTCTACATCAATCATGAGGTCCTCCACCTCACTCTGGAGCCTCTGTTTGGTCTTCTCCAGAGATGCACACTTGGAGTTCACAGCTTCAATCTGCTCCTCAGCCTCCTGAAGACGCTGAGCCAGCTTCTTCCTGTTGAATGTACATTATCGAGTATATCAAACTGGAGGCCTAACTTCAggattgtttctttttattaacAGTATCAAATGCAGCTTTGACATTCTGTAAGCAGCGATGATGGTGAACTAATCCAGATACATTTTGGAAGGGCTTGACTGTCGCTTTGTGATTTCAAAATATTGTCCAACTTTTCCCCAGAGTCCATTTAAGTACGGTTTGGGATATTACTCACTTGGCCTCCTCAAGCTCCTCTGTGCGCTGGATAGCGTCAGTTTCATACTTGGTCCTCCACTGGGCCACCTCACTGTTGGCCTTGGACATTCCACGCTGCAGCTCAGCCttggcctcctgctcctcctcaaaCTGCTCCCTCAGCAGATCACAGTCATGGCGGGCTGATTGCAGTCCATGGGCAAGTGCATTCTTGGcctgtaaaaataaagattgTGGGTACAAAGTTTCCAAGTCACAAAGATGAGTTTACCGAGGAACACTTGATAGTTTCTTACCTTAACCTCCTCCTCAATTTGTCTCTTCAGCTCCTCAATCTGCTGTGTGAAGGCCTGCTTGCCTCTGGTCAGCTGGGATACAAGTGCCTCCTTCTCTTCAATCTGACGACTAAACTCACCTGTTGCGAAAATTGAAATGGTGCAttacttttgtgtgttttgtttctcttatAGCGAACAGTGTACCCTGATGGATTATTAATCCATACATACCATTTTCTGTCATGAGGCGTGCTTTCTGTGCACTCAAGTCATTGATCTGACGCAGATTTTCATCATTCTTGGTCTTAATCTCACTGAGTTGGTCCTCAAGAGTACGGCACATCTTTTCCAGATTTCcctaataatgaaaaaaaaaatcagcatctaCTTTATTACTGGATTTAAGATTAAATTTTTAACATTCTCataatttttggaaaatataTATTGAAACTAAATCATCCATAGAGATGTTAGTGAAATTAGGCACCTTGGCTTTAGCAACAGCCTCCATGTTGCTGGAGAGGTCATCAATCTCCATCTTGTATTCACTCTTCTCCTTCTCAAGCTTCTGCTTGACACGCTGGAGGTTGTCGATCTGCTCTCCCAACTCAGCAACGCTGTCAGCCTGCTTCTTgcgaagagcagcagcagtagcctCATGCTGCAGGGTTGACTCTTCAAGGTCACGACGCAGTTTCTGGAACTCAGCCTCACGCTTCTTGTTCATCTCAATCTGAGCAGCAGTGGCACCAccagcctcctccagcctctcgcTGATCTCTTCAAGTTCCCTGGCGAGGTCAGCCCTCTGCTTCTCAACCTTGGCACGAGCAGCGCGCTCAGCCTCAATCTCCTCCTCCAGTTCCTCAATGCGAGcctgttaaatgtgtgtgttttgttttgttttttaagtaaatTTGTACTTGTTTTATAAAAAGTACACACTAACGATATATTGTATTGGGTCACCTGAAGCTCCTTGATCTTCTTCTGAAGCTGAGCACCCAGGGACTGTTCATCTTCAATCTTGCTGAGGAGCTGGCTTGTTTCAAAGTCCTTCCTGTAAGAGTGATAGACAGACTATGTTAAGATCACATCAGTCCAATACACCATATCTTCCAATACATGATTAACAAAAATCTTATTTAAAAGAAGTTACTTCTTGAGTTTCTCCTCAGATTGCTGTTTGTCATTCTCAAGATCCATGATATTTTCCTGAGCCAGTTTCAGATCACCCTCCAGCTTCCTCTTGGCTCTCTCAAGGTCCATGCGGAGCTTCTTTTCTTGCTCCAGAGAACCTTCAAGCTGCACATTAATACAGGTTTGTTATTATCCAGATGAAGAGCAAGCTCATCTGATTTTTCTGATGTTATTGAACTCATGAACTCACATCATCCACTTGCTGCTCAAGCTTGGTTTTAGCCTTGGTCAGAGTGTTCACTTTGTCCTCCTCAGCCTGCAGGTCATCAAGAGTCTGCTGATGTGCCTCCTGAAGGGCTTTCTTCTCCTTGGTCAACTTTGCGATGCTCTCATCCTGAGAGGCCATCTCCTCGGTCAGGTTCTTCACCTAAATTTGCCACAAACACATTGTAACATTGACATTGTTTTAAGGTGCTAGTTTTTCTAATGTTGGTTGAATATATTGGTTGAATGTCGTGATTATTTATTAACCTTGTTCTCAGTGGCATGCTTCTCCTTCTCCACTTTGGCCAAGGTGAGCTCCAGGTCATCAATGTCTTTCTTCAGCTCAGAGCACTCATCTTCCAATTTCCTCTTCTTGGCTGTCAGCTCAGCATTgatttcctcctcatcctctagtctctctgttgtctctttGAGTTTGGCCTCCAGCTGAATCTTGCTCTTGATAAGTCCCTCACATCTCTCCTCAGCATCTGACAGATTCTCTGATTCCTAATTCATGATGAAAAAGAAGATAACAATTAAGACATTGTCTGAAGAAGAGCTGAGAAAACAGAGCGGTCTGTGGGATATGAGAAAACATAGCTGTAGACTGGAGTCTACATACAGATGCAACTTGCAGCTGCAGGTCATTCTTTTCTTGCAGAAGTGACACCATCTTCTCCTCAAGTTCCTTCTTTTTGGCCAGAGCAGCAGCCAGGTCAGCTGTCATCTTCTCATGTTTCTCCTTCAATTCGACTAGCTCCTTCTCAGTTTCAGCGCTCTTCAAAAGAGGCTTGATCTTGTAGTACACCTTCATCCATGGCCAGTGTTTCACATTCATGAATGAGCGGACATTGTACTGGATGGTGTAAATGGCTTCCctatggaaaaaagtttttgtcaGTGAAGTCATTTTGGATTGTGCATACTATGAATGTGAATTAATAACAGTTATTTTTCATCATGCCTTCTCTCCATCATCTTCACAAATTCCTTTCTCATCAAGTAACCACGGCAGAGAGCCTGAGTCATGGTAACCAGAGCAGCCAGcttctcatctctcatctcctcAAGGGTACCCAGCAGACCTGCCTTGAAGAACACCTGaatcaaatagaaaaaatatgtCATAACTGTTAGTTGATCTTGGGCTCTAAATatcataatgaaatgaaatagcatGGAATTAAGTAAGGCAAGCAAGGTGTTCACCTTGGTGTGTCCAAATCTGTACTGGTCGTGATCAACATCAATTGATCCAAGCAGCTTCTCTGAAGCCTTCTTGTTGTCAATGAACTGGCCCTCAGGGATGACGCTGGCATTCAGTACCTTGTATCTTTTGTAAGAGGGTTAATGGTCAGTGTGAGCAGTTGTAAACTTACTCACGCATCAAAATGTGTCCTAAAACATTCACTGATACCTCTGCTTGAAGTCACCATAGAGGATTCTGCTGGGGAATCCCTTTCTGCAGATTCTGATACCCTCCAGCACACCGTTACACCTCAGCTGGTGGATGACCAGGAAATTCTCCATCAGACCTGAGTAGAATACATTTGAATGATAAATGTGGCAAAACAATGAGTCACTACCTCAAAATCTCCCTAAATGGCAAACGCTTCTCATGCAGATACAATTAAAATCATGTTAACTCTACGTACCTGGAGTCTTTGACTCATTGGGAATCAGGCAACGCACAAAGTGAGGATGGGTGCTCCTCAAGTTGGTCATCAGTTTGCCCAAGTTCTCCTGTAGATACAAAATTGAAGCAAATGTCTTCCTGAAAAGCAACAAATGTGAGTTTAAATCAATGTTTACACTTGGCAGTGTTTGCAGTCCTCACCCTGAACTGTGAAGACACAGTCTGCATGGAACCACCCTTCTTCTTGCCTCCCTTCTTGCCGCCACCACCGCTAGACTctatttttcaaataataattttaagAGAACAATATGTTACAGTAGGCAACTCTAAGTATACATTAACCCACATAGTAGTGTATGggttaatgtgttttgtttattacaacaaaaaaatctgaaatttggtCCAAATGATATATCATACCTTCAGCGGCAACAGGGGGATACAGGAGAGCCAGCAGTTTCACTGAGGACTTCTGGTACAGCTGCAACACAGATTCATTCAGGGGATCCTTGTTCTTGTCCAACCAGCCACTGATGTTGTAGTCCACAGTTCCAGCATAGTGAACCAGGGAGAAGTGAGCCTCAGCCTTGCCCTTGGCGGGCTTTGGCTTCTCAAATGCTTTGGTCTTGCCAAGATGCTGGTCATACAGCTTGTTCTTGAAGGTGGTGTCTGAAGCCTTGGGGAACATGCACTCCTCTTCAAGGATGGAGAAGATGCCCATGGGCTATGAGGCACAATGAGATATATCATGAAGAGGTAATGTTGTAGCACACTAATAATCACACAGTCACAGCATTATTGTTTACCTTCTCGATGAGCTCAATGCAGGCAGCCAAGTCCATGCCGAAGTCAATGAACTCCCAGACGATACCCTCTTTCTTGTACTCCTCTTGTTCCAGGACAAACATGTGGTGGTTGAAGAActgctgcagtttctcattgGTGAAGTTGATGCACAGCTGCTCCATGCTGTTGAACTGTGAGTGGACAGAGGATTAGTCTCGCCTTTTGCAGTCAACTAAAAAATAATCAACTTGGCTGGCTGTTATTAGGAGCGCAAGCTTACATCAAAGATTTCAAAACCAGCAATGTCCAATACGCCAATGAAGAACTGCCTCGGCTGcttggtgtccaacatctggttgATACGGATAACCATCCACAAGAACATCCTCTCATAGATGGACTTGGCCAGGGCACTCACAGAGTTGTAGACCTGACAACATAGTGTTTTGAGTAAATTATGGTATGTTTACCCTTTTGTAAAATGCACCATTATTTGTAGTCTAAGTAATGTATTTAATTTACTGCTGTGTAAAGGCACAATAAtctttgtcatatttttttaaacagaatcTATGTACAAAATAATTGATGCTCTACTAGCATGACCAATATTAACATGATTTGTAGTTTTACCAAACCAGAGAATGACATATCTTACTCACCTGAGGCACAGTCTGTCCCTTGGTGACAAACTCATTGCCGACCTTTACTCTGGGGTAGCACAGACCCTTCAGCATGTCGGCTGAGTTCAGACCCAGCAAGTACGCCACCTTGTCGGCATCTGAAAAAgcggaaaaaaaagcattcaataGACATGTAACAATGATGGCAAGACATTTCTTATTAGAAAGCACAAAAGTAATCCATGTGAGGAATCTTCTAATTTAATTCCAGATATCTTTAAACTTCTCCACTTTGTGATGGCACTAATACTCACCCTCTGTGCCATCTGGTTCCGCCTGCTCCTCACGCTGCTTCTGCTTGAACTTCATGTTACCATGGTGAATCACAGCACCAGTCATCTTGTAGATGTTCATCTTTTCCTCAGCACTGAAGCCCAGAATGTCAATAGCAGTCTGTATTCAAAACATACATCAATACCATgtaaaaattcagaaaaaaaaacaaaaaaaaaacttgagtaGTGTATTTAATGCAGAATAGATGAGAAAATGTGAGAATGAGGATCACTTACATCAGTGGCAACCAACTCCTCTTTGTCATCAATGCTGGCTACAGTGATCTGACCCTGGCTGATCATGGGGAAGTCGTAGGGGTTGGTGCTGATGAGCGTCATTTCTGGAGATTGAAAAAAGGAAGGACTGAATGATGATAGATTGATAATTGATCAAAAGATGATCAGAAttacaatatggccaagtgcaatatccaaattgcaagAGCTGAAAAATATGTGGCAAAACATTGgtataaatgaaatattgtggtgttacagagatgccctggtgTACAAATCGCATTCTCCAGGAACCAGGAAAAATATGTTCAGTACAGACCTCAGGAAAAATTACAGTAGTatcattttaacagttttttcagtgaaaattgactttataatgcaaaaatgatcacacCTCCTCTAATTGTGAAtgcaatatctgtaaattaattgcaatatgattttttttattgcatcattCAGCCCTAGTGGTAGTTCTTGTGTATGTCATAGACTTATTGTTTTAACATAGTAGCACCAATTATTCAGCTTACCAATCAGCTCTGGTTTGTGGTTGGTCATCATCTGGTAGAAGATGTGGTAGCCTCTCTCATCAGGAAGCTGGAATGTCACCCTGGACTTTTCCAGCAGATCTGTTAGAATTGTATATCATTCAGAATCTGGTCCACTTGTAATGCTAGTCATTTGCATTCAGAAGTATATGAACTAGTTACTTACATGTCTCAATATCAGCACTAGACAGTTTACCACTTGTGCCGAAATGGATTCTGATGAATTTACCCTGTTTTGAACAGCAGAAATTAGAACATCCTTCTAAACAGGTAATGTTTCATAAaagacttttcttttcttttctttaaatcCTTCCATACTTACGAAACGAGAGGAGTTGTCATTTCT is a genomic window containing:
- the LOC115360319 gene encoding myosin heavy chain, fast skeletal muscle-like isoform X3; translated protein: MSTDAEMAIYGKAAIYLRKPEKERVEAQNRPFDAKSACYVVDTKELYLKATILKKDGGKVTVKINDSEERTVKEDDVSPMNPPKFDKIEDMAMMTHLNEASVLYNLKERYAAWMIYTYSGLFCATVNPYKWLPVYDAEVVSAYRGKKRMEAPPHIFSVSDNAYQFMLTDRENQSVLITGESGAGKTVNTKRVIQYFATISVGGDKKKESSGKIQGSLEDQIIAANPLLEAYGNAKTVRNDNSSRFGKFIRIHFGTSGKLSSADIETYLLEKSRVTFQLPDERGYHIFYQMMTNHKPELIEMTLISTNPYDFPMISQGQITVASIDDKEELVATDTAIDILGFSAEEKMNIYKMTGAVIHHGNMKFKQKQREEQAEPDGTEDADKVAYLLGLNSADMLKGLCYPRVKVGNEFVTKGQTVPQVYNSVSALAKSIYERMFLWMVIRINQMLDTKQPRQFFIGVLDIAGFEIFDFNSMEQLCINFTNEKLQQFFNHHMFVLEQEEYKKEGIVWEFIDFGMDLAACIELIEKPMGIFSILEEECMFPKASDTTFKNKLYDQHLGKTKAFEKPKPAKGKAEAHFSLVHYAGTVDYNISGWLDKNKDPLNESVLQLYQKSSVKLLALLYPPVAAEESSGGGGKKGGKKKGGSMQTVSSQFRENLGKLMTNLRSTHPHFVRCLIPNESKTPGLMENFLVIHQLRCNGVLEGIRICRKGFPSRILYGDFKQRYKVLNASVIPEGQFIDNKKASEKLLGSIDVDHDQYRFGHTKVFFKAGLLGTLEEMRDEKLAALVTMTQALCRGYLMRKEFVKMMERREAIYTIQYNVRSFMNVKHWPWMKVYYKIKPLLKSAETEKELVELKEKHEKMTADLAAALAKKKELEEKMVSLLQEKNDLQLQVASESENLSDAEERCEGLIKSKIQLEAKLKETTERLEDEEEINAELTAKKRKLEDECSELKKDIDDLELTLAKVEKEKHATENKVKNLTEEMASQDESIAKLTKEKKALQEAHQQTLDDLQAEEDKVNTLTKAKTKLEQQVDDLEGSLEQEKKLRMDLERAKRKLEGDLKLAQENIMDLENDKQQSEEKLKKKDFETSQLLSKIEDEQSLGAQLQKKIKELQARIEELEEEIEAERAARAKVEKQRADLARELEEISERLEEAGGATAAQIEMNKKREAEFQKLRRDLEESTLQHEATAAALRKKQADSVAELGEQIDNLQRVKQKLEKEKSEYKMEIDDLSSNMEAVAKAKGNLEKMCRTLEDQLSEIKTKNDENLRQINDLSAQKARLMTENGEFSRQIEEKEALVSQLTRGKQAFTQQIEELKRQIEEEVKAKNALAHGLQSARHDCDLLREQFEEEQEAKAELQRGMSKANSEVAQWRTKYETDAIQRTEELEEAKKKLAQRLQEAEEQIEAVNSKCASLEKTKQRLQSEVEDLMIDVERANGLAANLDKKQRNFDKVLAEWKQKYEEGQAELEGAQKEARTLSTELFKMKNSYEEALDQLETLKRENKNLQQEISDLTEQIGESGKSIHELEKAKKQVETEKAEIQTALEEAEGTLEHEESKILRVQLELNQVKGEVDRKLAEKDEEMEQIKRNSQRVIDSMQSTLDSEVRSRNDSLRIKKKMEGDLNEMEIQLSHANRQAAEAQKQLRNIQGQLKDAQLHLDDAVRAQDDLKEQAAMVERRNGLMVAEIEELRAALEQTERGRKVAEQELVDASERVGLLHSQNTSLLNTKKKLETDLVQIQSEVDDTVQEARNAEEKAKKAITDAAMMAEELKKEQDTSAHLERMKKNLEVTVKDLQHRLDEAENLAMKGGKKQLQKLESRVRELETEVEAEQRRGTDAVKGVRKYERRVKELTYQTEEDKKNITRLQDLVDKLQLKVKAYKRQAEEAEEQANVHLSKCRKVQHELEEAEERADIAESQVNKLRAKSRDSGKGKEAAE
- the LOC115360319 gene encoding myosin heavy chain, fast skeletal muscle-like isoform X1; its protein translation is MSTDAEMAIYGKAAIYLRKPEKERVEAQNRPFDAKSACYVVDTKELYLKATILKKDGGKVTVKINDSEEVSVLSVAIKEDDVSPMNPPKFDKIEDMAMMTHLNEASVLYNLKERYAAWMIYTYSGLFCATVNPYKWLPVYDAEVVSAYRGKKRMEAPPHIFSVSDNAYQFMLTDRENQSVLITGESGAGKTVNTKRVIQYFATISVGGDKKKESSGKIQGSLEDQIIAANPLLEAYGNAKTVRNDNSSRFGKFIRIHFGTSGKLSSADIETYLLEKSRVTFQLPDERGYHIFYQMMTNHKPELIEMTLISTNPYDFPMISQGQITVASIDDKEELVATDTAIDILGFSAEEKMNIYKMTGAVIHHGNMKFKQKQREEQAEPDGTEDADKVAYLLGLNSADMLKGLCYPRVKVGNEFVTKGQTVPQVYNSVSALAKSIYERMFLWMVIRINQMLDTKQPRQFFIGVLDIAGFEIFDFNSMEQLCINFTNEKLQQFFNHHMFVLEQEEYKKEGIVWEFIDFGMDLAACIELIEKPMGIFSILEEECMFPKASDTTFKNKLYDQHLGKTKAFEKPKPAKGKAEAHFSLVHYAGTVDYNISGWLDKNKDPLNESVLQLYQKSSVKLLALLYPPVAAEESSGGGGKKGGKKKGGSMQTVSSQFRENLGKLMTNLRSTHPHFVRCLIPNESKTPGLMENFLVIHQLRCNGVLEGIRICRKGFPSRILYGDFKQRYKVLNASVIPEGQFIDNKKASEKLLGSIDVDHDQYRFGHTKVFFKAGLLGTLEEMRDEKLAALVTMTQALCRGYLMRKEFVKMMERREAIYTIQYNVRSFMNVKHWPWMKVYYKIKPLLKSAETEKELVELKEKHEKMTADLAAALAKKKELEEKMVSLLQEKNDLQLQVASESENLSDAEERCEGLIKSKIQLEAKLKETTERLEDEEEINAELTAKKRKLEDECSELKKDIDDLELTLAKVEKEKHATENKVKNLTEEMASQDESIAKLTKEKKALQEAHQQTLDDLQAEEDKVNTLTKAKTKLEQQVDDLEGSLEQEKKLRMDLERAKRKLEGDLKLAQENIMDLENDKQQSEEKLKKKDFETSQLLSKIEDEQSLGAQLQKKIKELQARIEELEEEIEAERAARAKVEKQRADLARELEEISERLEEAGGATAAQIEMNKKREAEFQKLRRDLEESTLQHEATAAALRKKQADSVAELGEQIDNLQRVKQKLEKEKSEYKMEIDDLSSNMEAVAKAKGNLEKMCRTLEDQLSEIKTKNDENLRQINDLSAQKARLMTENGEFSRQIEEKEALVSQLTRGKQAFTQQIEELKRQIEEEVKAKNALAHGLQSARHDCDLLREQFEEEQEAKAELQRGMSKANSEVAQWRTKYETDAIQRTEELEEAKKKLAQRLQEAEEQIEAVNSKCASLEKTKQRLQSEVEDLMIDVERANGLAANLDKKQRNFDKVLAEWKQKYEEGQAELEGAQKEARTLSTELFKMKNSYEEALDQLETLKRENKNLQQEISDLTEQIGESGKSIHELEKAKKQVETEKAEIQTALEEAEGTLEHEESKILRVQLELNQVKGEVDRKLAEKDEEMEQIKRNSQRVIDSMQSTLDSEVRSRNDSLRIKKKMEGDLNEMEIQLSHANRQAAEAQKQLRNIQGQLKDAQLHLDDAVRAQDDLKEQAAMVERRNGLMVAEIEELRAALEQTERGRKVAEQELVDASERVGLLHSQNTSLLNTKKKLETDLVQIQSEVDDTVQEARNAEEKAKKAITDAAMMAEELKKEQDTSAHLERMKKNLEVTVKDLQHRLDEAENLAMKGGKKQLQKLESRVRELETEVEAEQRRGTDAVKGVRKYERRVKELTYQTEEDKKNITRLQDLVDKLQLKVKAYKRQAEEAEEQANVHLSKCRKVQHELEEAEERADIAESQVNKLRAKSRDSGKGKEAAE